In Fusarium musae strain F31 chromosome 7, whole genome shotgun sequence, a single window of DNA contains:
- the CBP20 gene encoding Nuclear cap-binding protein subunit 2 (BUSCO:EOG09264G04) — protein MRPGVRNTVERLDRPSAYYQNRNKRRRDRDDDHDQPAEPQADPLANATTLYVGNLSFYTTEEQVYELFAKCGEIKRLIMGLDRFSKTPCGFCFVEYYTHQDALDCLKYIGGTKLDERIIRTDLDPGFEEGRQFGRGKSGGQVRDEYREDFDEGRGGIGRAIQAEERDEYAEGK, from the exons ATGCGACCAGGCGTCAGAAACACCGTAGAGCGCCTCGATAGGCCGAGCGCCTACTACCAGAACCGC AACAAGAGAAGGCGCGATCGCGATGACGACCATGACCAACCTGCAGAGCCCCAAGCTGACCCTCTAGCCAATGCCACAACCCTCTACGTCGGCAACCT ATCCTTCTACACAACCGAAGAGCAGGTGTATGAACTTTTCGCAAAGTGCGGCGAGATCAAGCGCCTTATCATGGGTCTCGACCGCTTCAGCAAAACGCCTTGCGGTTTCTGCTTTGTTGAGTACTACACACACCAGGACGCCCTCGACTGTCTAAAATACATTGGCGGCACCAAGCTCGACGAGCGCATCATCCGTACTGACCTGGATCCCGGCTTTGAAGAGGGACGTCAATTCGGCCGTGGAAAATCTGGTGGTCAAGTTCGCGACGAGTACCGTGAGGACTTCGATGAGGGCAGAGGAGGTATTGGCAGAGCGATACAAGCCGAAGAGCGAGACGAATACGCCGAGGGGAAGTAA
- a CDS encoding hypothetical protein (EggNog:ENOG41) gives MTGRGKGGKGLGKGGAKRHRKILRDNIQGITKPAIRRLARRGGVKRISAMIYEETRGVLKTFLEGVIRDAVTYTEHAKRKTVTSLDVVYALKRQGRTLYGFGG, from the exons ATGACTGGAC GTGGCAAGGGCGGCAAGGGTCTCGGCAAAGGCGGTGCCAAGCGCCACCGAAAGATCTTGCGAGACAACATTCAGGGAATCACCAAGCCCGCTATCCGACGTCTCGCTCGTCGTGGCGGTGTCAAGCGTATTTCTGCTA TGATCTACGAGGAGACCCGTGGTGTTCTCAAGACCTTCCTTGAGGGTGTCATTCGTGACGCTGTCACCTACACTGAGCACGCCAAGCGCAAGACTGTCACCTCCCTCGACGTCGTCTACGCTCTCAAGCGACAGGGACGTACTCTCTACGGTTTCGGTGGTTAA
- a CDS encoding hypothetical protein (BUSCO:EOG09265GGX) — MSYYFAIVGTQDNPLFEHEFGTSKQGGDGQSRFSDQVRHLNQFILHSSLDIAEEVQWSHGQMYLKCIDKFFNNYISCFVTAGNVKFLLLHQPIIPTGASSRSSTAIGANPTSPATEEAIKMFFTEVYENWVKAIMSPFYHANMEVRSPVFRTRVAAAGRKYL, encoded by the exons ATGAGTTACTACTTCGCCATTGTCGGCACTCAGGACAACCCTCTATTCGAGCATGAATTTGGCACCTCTAAACAGGGCGGCGACGGCCAGTCGCGCTTCAGCGATCAAGTCCGCCACTTGAACCAATTCATCCTACATTCGAGTCTTGATATTGCCGAGGAGGTCCAGTGGTCGCATGGACAGAT GTATCTCAAGTGTATTGAcaagttcttcaacaacTATATATCATGCTTCGTCACTGCTGGCAACGTCAAATTTCTCCTACTCCATCAACCCATCATCCCGACAGGAGCGTCATCGCGGTCATCAACTGCCATCGGGGCTAATCCCACAAGTCCAGCTAccgaagaagccatcaaaaTGTTCTTTACGGAAGTTTATGAGAATTGGGTCAAGGCTATCATGAGTCCTTTCTACCACGCCAACATGGAGGTGCGTAGCCCTGTCTTCAGAACAAGGGTAGCGGCAGCTGGGAGGAAGTACCTCTGA
- a CDS encoding hypothetical protein (EggNog:ENOG41~CAZy:CE10~MEROPS:MER0033242) — MHQPEYPPDFVLYYAHGGGFLMGSSYFYLEFLMAWHHLLVEAGFNNPAIFALEYTLVPDQVYPRQVLEALEGYKHVLEVVQDASKICVSGDSAGGSLILSLLLELGAQAGNQDKKGMKVNIRGGLSDTTPPHMPLPRMATLISPWITLMSNLHYSSKSDFLDKRTLWKYAHEYAGENMVQQQPASPGDCVDEGLWRAASPERGYFIVFGEEEVFAPDIEEFLKRQAKIGIQAEGQKFDGGIHAWPVASLFLSSTEDKRLQGLRTAVKEIRRRMLEWGTLNGDRV; from the exons ATGCATCAACCGGAATATCCTCCAGATTTTGTCCTTTACTATGCACACG GTGGTGGGTTCTTGATGGGCTCAAGTTACTTTTACCTTGAATTCCTCATGGCCTGGCATCACCTCCTTGTTGAGGCTGGATTTAATAACCCAGCAATATTTGCACTCGAGTATACTTTGGTACCTGATCAAGTTTACCCAAGACAGGTCCTCGAGGCACTTGAAGGTTACAAGCATGTCCTCGAAGTCGTGCAAGACGCATCCAAGATCTGCGTTTCGGGAGATTCGGCTGGCGGCTCATTGATTCTCAGCTTGTTGCTCGAGTTGGGCGCTCAGGCTGGCAATCAAGACAAGAAGGGCATGAAGGTCAACATCCGGGGCGGCCTCTCGGATACGACTCCACCTCATATGCCTCTCCCGCGTATGGCTACACTAATTTCGCCATGGATAACACTGATGTCCAATTTACATTACAGCTCCAAAAGTGATTTCTTGGACAAGAGAACCTTGTGGAAATATGCACACGAGTATGCAGGAGAGAACATGGTTCAACAGCAACCGGCTTCTCCCGGTGACTGCGTCGATGAGGGGCTCTGGAGAGCAGCCAGTCCCGAACGAGGATACTTCATCGtctttggagaagaggaagtgtTTGCGCCAGATATTGAAGAATTTCTCAAGCGACAAGCCAAGATTGGGATTCAAGCTGAAGGACAGAAATTCGACGGAGGAATTCATGCGTGGCCAGTAGCCTCACTATTCCTATCCAGTACAGAAGATAAAAGGCTGCAAGGACTTCGAactgctgtcaaggagattAGAAGACGAATGCTTGAATGGGGTACGCTAAATGGGGATAGAGTATAG
- a CDS encoding hypothetical protein (EggNog:ENOG41), protein MSWDLLQRFLESDVFNSNPFLPVSYLSRYADHVGIHYVLCQKLRQFPYEDIEFFLPQLCHLIISVHNESMALEEFLMDLCEESVTAALLTFWLFQTYLHDLSSNPQSDSFQTCRRVYNKVQHIVFGLADTARHEKITENVLPVTVLSSFVVASIALPMFPQWAGPLAVAQARKPQPISNETQEPKENPKPTRARTVTVGNSRSRRARDNGRTFSAPDPKGSRDSSPKPARSPRPPSVIIPPQRSKTPAGTTRPSALELRSLEAKLSTSSLPLPSAQPTTRPTTPNSAGNAQRPVDNATRRHSHHAKAVLTVSDMSPVQKTRLLRQHYFRSETQFLTALEGISNRLVLVPKPARMSALRAELALISQDLPAEIDIPVICPPTLVNGSPGKSRHHRIVRVNPAEATVLNSAEKVPYLIMVEVLRDDFSFDPDQPENDRLLNSLLGGSVRAKRIFDLSDSPRLSPTVKAPEPLLDSVFEPASGDLGSSPLLKGIDESPVRVSSRPAQNHTAQRLPSGATTSSSTLDLTTPRSSGTGTSRSNSPGPVSRRMTMPIQRSAPADQPDFGALATHMRTASQMLAQLEATSGKRPKQEVAAIRAKIIASMQSLEEKSFDVDEQGPTFDTIIAKASTTPIPVHNPDLEEDVQIDPNLNASAGRERMENDIKTGGVQRRGDRDDPSAAVFGEAWEAKKERIRKSSPYGWMKNWDLVSVIVKTGADLRQEAFACQLIDVCHKIWVDAGTDVWVKRMRILVTGESSGLIETITSGVSLHSLKRSLTLASVESGQNPRNRIATLRDHFLKAFGQPDSKEFQAGVDAFKKSLAAYSIISYVLQLKDRHNGNVLVDSEGHIIHIDFGFMLSNSPGSVGFEAAPFKLTHEYVDVLGGPLSPDFEDYKRLCKQAFQGKIHQKYEVENCANTLFSFASLGRQHY, encoded by the exons ATGTCGTGGGACTTGCTTCAGAGGTTCCTCGAGTCCGACGTCTTCAACTCCAACCCCTTTCTCCCCGTCTCATACCTCTC CCGATATGCCGACCACGTGGGAATTCACTATGTTCTCTGCCAGAAGCTCCGCCAGTTTCCCTACGAGGACATTGAGTTCTTCCTACCGCAATTATGTCACCTCATAATCAGCGTGCACAATGAGTCAATGGCTTTAGAAGAGTTTCTGATGGACCTATGTGAAGAATCCGTCACAGCAGCGCTGCTG ACATTCTGGCTCTTTCAAACATATCTTCACGATCTCTCCTCGAATCCGCAATCCGACTCGTTTCAGACATGTCGCCGTGTCTACAATAAGGTCCAGCACATTGTGTTTGGTCTTGCTGATACCGCTCGTCATGAAAAGATCACGGAAAACGTCCTACCAGTCACGGTACTTTCTAGTTTCGTCGTTGCTAGTATTGCGCTGCCCATGTTTCCTCAGTGGGCTGGCCCTCTCGCAGTCGCCCAAGCTCGCAAGCCTCAACCCATCAGCAATGAAACACAGGAACCGAAGGAGAACCCCAAGCCCACGAGGGCTCGCACAGTGACCGTCGGAAACTCGCGATCGCGGCGTGCCCGAGATAATGGACGGACCTTTAGTGCACCAGATCCTAAAGGGTCAAGAGATTCTTCGCCCAAGCCTGCACGCAGTCCTCGACCGCCTTCGGTGATTATTCCACCGCAAAGGTCTAAGACACCAGCCGGGACGACTCGGCCATCCGCTCTTGAGCTGAGATCACTGGAAGCTAAGCTCAGCACCTCATCTCTTCCACTGCCATCAGCTCAACCTACTACCAGACCGACGACCCCAAACTCAGCAGGCAATGCGCAGCGCCCAGTCGACAACGCAACCCGGCGGCATTCGCACCACGCAAAAGCAGTCCTTACTGTCAGCGACATGTCGCCAGTGCAAAAGACGAGACTTTTAAGACAACATTATTTCAGGTCAGAAACACAATTCTTGACCGCCCTGGAAGGCATCTCGAACCGATTAGTGCTAGTCCCCAAACCCGCTCGAATGAGCGCATTGCGCGCCGAATTGGCTTTAATATCACAGGACTTGCCTGCCGAGATCGACATTCCCGTCATTTGCCCCCCAACTCTGGTTAATGGATCGCCTGGAAAGAGCCGCCATCACCGTATCGTTCGTGTGAACCCTGCTGAAGCGACAGTGCTCAATAGCGCCGAGAAGGTCCCTTATCTGATCATGGTAGAGGTTTTAAGAGATGACTTCTCTTTCGACCCTGACCAACCCGAAAATGACCGACTCCTTAACAGCTTACTAGGAGGTAGCGTTCGCGCAAAGCGTATATTCGACCTTTCTGACTCGCCTCGCCTCTCCCCCACGGTAAAGGCGCCAGAGCCTCTTCTAGACAGTGTCTTTGAACCTGCTTCGGGCGATCTGGGAAGCTCCCCACTTTTAAAGGGTATCGATGAGTCGCCAGTTAGAGTCTCTTCTAGACCAGCGCAGAACCATACTGCTCAGCGTCTGCCAAGTGGAGCTACAACGTCGTCTTCGACATTGGACTTGACAACGCCACGGTCATCGGGCACAGGAACCTCGCGATCTAACAGCCCAGGACCCGTCTCACGAAGAATGACTATGCCCATTCAGCGAAGCGCACCAGCTGATCAGCCTGACTTCGGTGCCTTGGCCACGCACATGCGAACTGCTTCTCAGATGCTGGCACAGCTGGAAGCCACCAGCGGAAAGCGTCCAAAGCAGGAAGTAGCTGCTATCAGAGCCAAGATCATCGCCAGCATGCAGagccttgaggagaagagctttgatgttgacgagcaAGGCCCAACCTTTGACACAATTATCGCCAAAGCCAGCACAACGCCGATCCCTGTACACAACCCTGACCTGGAGGAAGACGTGCAGATTGACCCGAATCTGAATGCTAGTGCAGGACGTGAGCGTATGGAGAACGATATCAAGACTGGTGGTGTCCAACGGCGTGGAGATCGTGATGACCCTAGTGCGGCCGTCTTTGGTGAAGCTTGGGAAGCTAAGAAGGAACGAATTCGCAAATCATCGCCTTATGGTTGGATGAAGAATTGGGATCTCGTTAGTGTCATCGTCAAGACCGGAGCTGATCTTCGACAAGAGGCATTTGCTTGCCAGCTCATCGATGTGTGTCATAAGATTTGGGTTGATGCCGGCACCGATGTCTGGGTCAAACGTATGCGGATTCTAGTAACTGGAGAGTCGTCGGGTCTGATCGAAACCATTACGAGCGGCGTGTCTCTCCACTCTCTGAAGCGAAGTCTAACGCTGGCCTCCGTTGAGTCTGGTCAGAACCCTCGTAACCGCATTGCGACACTGAGAGACCATTTTCTCAAAGCTTTTGGCCAACCTGATAGCAAAGAGTTTCAGGCTGGCGTTGATGCGTTCAAAAAGTCACTGGCGGCATACAGCATCATCTCTTACGTTCTCCAACTCAAGGACAGACACAACGGCAATGTCTTGGTGGACAGCGAAGGCCATATTATCCACATCGACTTTGGCTTTATGCTTTCCAACTCGCCTGGCTCAGTTGGGTTTGAGGCGGCGCCGTTCAAGTTGACGCATGAATATGTCGATGTTTTGGGTGGACCACTTTCTCCGGATTTTGAAGACTACAAGAGACTTTGCAAGCAAGCATTTCAAGGCAAGATACACCAGAAATACGAAGTTGAGAATTGTGCTAACACGCTGTTCAGCTTTGCGTCGCTCGGCAGACAACATTATTGA
- a CDS encoding hypothetical protein (EggNog:ENOG41), which produces MPPRKAAPPAAPAIDPSPVRTKFPTARIKRIMQADEEVGKVAQQTPIAVGKALELFMIQLVTKSADVAKEKGSKRVTAPMLKHVVEADEQWDFLRDIVSRVENEKEGSRSKAKQESSSDEEIEEPKKRTRGGRRKKAQ; this is translated from the coding sequence ATGCCTCCTCGCAAAGCAGCGCCGCCTGCGGCCCCCGCTATCGACCCATCCCCCGTTCGAACCAAGTTTCCAACTGCCAGGATCAAACGAATCATGCAGGCTGATGAGGAAGTTGGAAAGGTTGCTCAGCAGACCCCGATCGCTGTGGGcaaggctcttgagcttTTTATGATCCAACTCGTAACGAAAAGCGCCGACgtggccaaggagaagggcTCCAAGAGAGTCACGGCACCAATGCTCAAGCATGTAGTCGAGGCCGATGAGCAGTGGGATTTCCTTCGTGACATTGTCAGTCGCGTCGAGAACGAGAAGGAGGGTAGTAGATCAAAGGCCAAGCAGGAGAGCTCgagtgatgaggagattgaagagcccaagaagagaaCACGCGGCGGCAGAAGAAAGAAGGCACAGTga
- a CDS encoding hypothetical protein (EggNog:ENOG41), whose product MPKVKSYSAAWLSSNALGHRLFEPSSEASKSRSLDSAYSSKKKTISGPRRTIAHRGTEVFVAVGREIRWSDLAYLKDEWTNRYSKRGSSQGIRIKREDSTQSFDDESLENAAGLRIIKTPVADDIRQLIISPNSNFLAILTTHTVHICVLPDPSHLTSEDAGPLKPKIFTLGPTTHVTSRSPIVSALWHPLGVSGSCIVTTTADAIVRVWELSTTDRWSFDSPTTSVDLKKLVDGTTLDQDFSASTAATNTAFSPDSFEMEVSAASFSTKGAGGWNPMTLWVAMREGDVYALCPLLPQKWAPPPTLIPSLSVSIVTTVASIEDDPDVGEQEKLLAQQQLEWMGELDSQEPTIMEGPIGEPVMEIYTRPTRPGIIPRLQGPFELQSDPDTGDELDTSVTDMLVIGKKTETEQLMMGEEEDLDMDDGDQEGLSLTVLCLLSTSGQVRVYLDLEGVQAQWLPPKNKNKLGRLLAKVETPSLLSFQAIDTMTPVEVNEDSWPVFSNDVTSRYNFFVTHHAAITFISLTSWIFRLESELNGDSEAGTDFRIGLLVNSQSTRDRIYSQPTADIAVPLTACNVLRDPDVGYFLLSATPYGPIALTFDTPEVDLAPIRQESPSYEREASMAPLDFYEPRPVFNPSHTFEEGSALPTLLERLRTSRHKTVVNQEVRLSPLTLQIFTDAHKVLADETHRLGMAAAEVFRRCELLQSELKQQAMKANEVKGKIDTINGSHRDGEADNAMYDRRVTAARERQERLTERLENLRKIVGKATTRDLSAKERAFVEEVKSMEASISAPDYADLASGKSKATPAQAKQLWKRLEDIKHLQADLTAEVEAMNKATGETDGPATPSAELRIPQEVRRAKLQQVQGLLSRETALVDAVTARLERLQASV is encoded by the exons ATGCCTAAGGTCAAGAGCTATTCGGCAGCTTGGCTGTCCAGCAACGCTCTCGGCCATCGTCTTTTTGAGCCATCATCTGAGGCGTCCAAGTCTCGTAGTTTGGATTCAGCATATTCTTCCAAGAAGAAAACCATTTCTGGTCCGCGACGAACCATTGCTCATCGAGGGACTGAAGTatttgttgctgttggtcgCGAAATTCGCTGGAGTGATCTTGCATACTTGAAGGATGAATGGACAAATCGTTATTCAAAAAGAGGATCATCTCAGGGCATTCGCATCAAGCGTGAGGACTCTACACAGTCGTTCGATGACGAGAGCCTAGAGAACGCTGCTGGATTAAGG ATAATCAAGACTCCCGTTGCCGACGACATTCGACAGCTGATTATCTCCCCGAACTCGAACTTTTTGGCCATTCTGACCACACATACTGTCCATATCTGCGTGCTCCCTGACCCCTCACACCTTACTAGTGAAGATGCTGGCCCTCTTAAACCAAAGATCTTCACGCTTGGTCCGACCACTCACGTTACCTCTCGATCTCCTATCGTCTCGGCCCTCTGGCACCCTTTGGGTGTCAGTGGCTCTTGTATCGTTACGACTACCGCGGATGCTATCGTACGTGTATGGGAATTGTCCACTACTGATCGATGGTCCTTTGACTCTCCCACGACGTCTGTCGACCTGAAGAAACTGGTGGACGGTACCACTCTGGATCAAGACTTTTCtgcctcaacagcagcaaccaaTACGGCATTCTCACCCGATTCCTTCGAAATGGAGGTTTCTGCTGCTAGTTTCTCTACTAAAGGGGCTGGCGGTTGGAACCCCATGACTTTGTGGGTAGCAATGCGAGAAGGAGATGTATACGCCTTGTGTCCTTTGCTGCCTCAGAAATGGGCACCTCCCCCAACATTGATCCCTTCTCTGTCAGTATCGATCGTCACTACTGTTGCAAGCATCGAGGATGATCCGGATGTCGGAGAGCAGGAAAAGTTACTTGCCCAACAGCAATTAGAATGGATGGGAGAGCTAGATTCCCAAGAGCCAACAATCATGGAGGGGCCGATTGGTGAGCCTGTGATGGAGATTTACACGCGACCAACCCGACCGGGAATCATTCCTCGCCTGCAAGGCCCTTTTGAGCTTCAGTCAGATCCTGATACAGGCGATGAGCTGGATACATCGGTCACTGATATGCTCGTCATCGGCAAGAAGACGGAGACGGAGCAGCTTATGatgggcgaagaagaagatttggATATGGATGACGGGGATCAAGAGGGCCTTTCTCTGACCGTGCTCTGCCTGTTGTCAACGAGCGGCCAAGTTCGCGTATATCTTGATCTCGAGGGTGTGCAGGCTCAATGGTTGCcacccaagaacaagaataaACTTGGCCGACTGCTTGCCAAAGTTGAAACTCCGTCTCTACTTTCCTTCCAGGCCATTGATACCATGACACCCGTGGAAGTGAATGAGGATAGTTGGCCCGTTTTCAGCAACGACGTCACGTCTCGCTACAACTTCTTTGTCACACACCATGCCGCTATCACATTTATATCACTTACGTCCTGGATCTTCCGTCTAGAGAGTGAGTTGAATGGAGATTCCGAAGCAGGAACTGACTTTAGAATTGGCCTGCTTGTCAACTCTCAATCTACAAGGGACCGCATATACTCACAACCCACTGCCGATATTGCGGTACCCTTGACTGCATGCAATGTACTGCGAGACCCTGACGTCGGCTACTTTCTCCTCTCAGCGACCCCCTACGGGCCCATCGCCCTGACCTTCGACACACCAGAAGTCGACCTTGCTCCAATTCGTCAAGAAAGCCCCAGCTATGAACGGGAAGCTAGTATGGCGCCCCTGGACTTCTATGAGCCTCGCCCCGTGTTCAACCCGTCTCATACATTTGAAGAGGGCTCTGCTCTGCCTACACTGCTCGAGAGGCTCCGCACATCTCGTCACAAGACCGTTGTCAACCAGGAAGTAAGATTAAGCCCGCTTACGTTGCAAATCTTTACCGATGCGCATAAGGTCTTGGCAGATGAGACGCATCGCCTTGGAATGGCTGCGGCTGAGGTATTCCGGCGATGCGAACTTCTCCAGAGTGAGCTTAAGCAACAAGCCATGAAGGCGAATGAGGTAAAGGGTAAGATCGACACAATCAACGGGTCGCATCGTGATGGAGAGGCAGATAATGCCATGTACGATCGGCGAGTTACTGCAGCAAGGGAACGCCAGGAGCGGCTGACTGAGCGCCTTGAAAACCTACGCAAGATCGTAGGTAAGGCGACCACGCGTGACTTGAGTGCCAAGGAACGTGCCTTTGTGGAGGAAGTGAAGTCGATGGAAGCCAGCATCTCGGCTCCGGATTACGCGGACCTGGCATCAGGCAAATCCAAGGCGACACCGGCACAGGCTAAGCAGCTGTGGAAACGTCTGGAAGACATTAAGCACCTGCAGGCTGATCTTACTGCCGAAGTGGAGGCTATGAACAAGGCGACAGGGGAGACGGATGGGCCCGCTACACCTTCGGCCGAGTTGCGGATCCCGCAAGAGGTTCGCCGGGCGAAGTTGCAGCAGGTCCAAGGACTTTTATCAAGAGAAACAGCTTTGGTGGATGCTGTCACTGCACGACTGGAACGGCTGCAAGCCAGTGTCTGA
- a CDS encoding hypothetical protein (EggNog:ENOG41~BUSCO:EOG092658ZO) — protein sequence MAQKAKKDLAKSNAAALSNLHIGSLIVNALFLLSHFLFRARSIWLYVLLSAPALICEYILEASGRPKYDPTTRALRTAGEDLSSPGLTEYMFDVIWVTWAAVIFVVIFGNKAWFLWLILPAYGVYLGSGLLGMGKQKMAEFQGAGDGSGAGAGAAPQGNRRARRAA from the coding sequence ATGGCCCAAAAAGCGAAAAAGGATCTCGCCAAGTCCAACGCGGCGGCACTTAGCAACTTGCACATCGGTTCTCTTATCGTCAAcgccctcttcctcctttctcACTTCCTCTTCCGTGCTCGTTCTATCTGGCTTTACGTTCTCCTTTCTGCGCCTGCCCTCATCTGCGAGTACATTCTCGAGGCTTCCGGTCGACCGAAGTACGACCCAACTACGCGCGCTCTGCGTACCGCTGGTGAAGATCTGTCCTCTCCTGGCTTGACCGAGTACATGTTCGATGTAATCTGGGTTACCTGGGCTGCAGTAATCTTTGTCGTTATCTTCGGAAATAAAGCTTGGTTTCTGTGGCTTATTCTTCCGGCATATGGCGTGTACCTCGGGAGTGGGCTACTAGGCATGGGAAAGCAGAAGATGGCCGAGTTCCAAGGAGCGGGCGATGgttctggtgctggtgctggtgcagcTCCCCAAGGAAATCGCAGAGCACGTCGAGCTGCTTAG
- the RPS20 gene encoding 40S ribosomal protein S20 (BUSCO:EOG09265CFP): MSHQKNEKEVGDAPKSHRIRITLTSRKVQSLEKVSAELIERARSKGLTIKGPVRLPTKNLKITTRKTPCGEGSKTWDSYELRVHKRLIDLHAPTEVVKSVIVNIEAGVEVEVTIAA; the protein is encoded by the exons ATGTCTCACCAGAAGAACGAGAAGGAAGTCGGTGACGCTCCC AAGAGCCACCGCATCCGAATCACCCTGACCAGCCGAAAGGTCCAGTCTCTCGAGAAGGTCAGCGCTGAGCTCATTGAGCGTGCCCGCAGCAAGGGTCTCACCATCAAGGGACCCGTCCGCCTGCCCaccaagaacctcaagatcaCCACCCGCAAGACCCCTTGTGGTGAGGGTTCCAAGACCTGGGATTCCTACGAGCTCCGCGTCCACAAGCGCCTTATCGACCTCCACGCCCCCACCGAGGTTGTCAAGtccgtcatcgtcaaca TCGAGGCCggtgtcgaggttgaggtcACCATCGCTGCTTAA